In Deinococcus aerius, the following are encoded in one genomic region:
- a CDS encoding enoyl-CoA hydratase/isomerase family protein: MTPEQLTAPGAYPGLSLTLHGPGILELVIRSEKTLNSVNAEAHRALTYVWRDIDAAPGVRCVLIRGEGRGFSSGGDFTLIEEMANDFTALARVWREARDLVYNVINCGKPIVSAIHGPCVGAGLAVALLADVSVAAKTARLLDGHVRLGVAAGDHAAIIWPLLCGLNKAKYHLLTGEPVSGEEAERIGLVSLCVPDEELLDRAWTVARKLATGSPTAVRWTKYALNNWLRAMGPTFDTSLALEFLGFTGPDVREGLASLREKREPRFQEDAPI; this comes from the coding sequence ATGACCCCCGAGCAACTCACCGCCCCGGGCGCCTACCCCGGCCTCTCCCTCACCCTGCATGGCCCCGGCATCCTCGAACTCGTCATCCGCAGCGAGAAGACGCTGAACTCCGTGAACGCCGAGGCCCACCGCGCCCTGACCTACGTGTGGCGGGACATTGACGCCGCCCCCGGCGTCCGCTGCGTCCTGATCCGGGGCGAGGGGCGGGGCTTTTCCTCCGGCGGCGACTTCACGCTCATTGAGGAGATGGCGAACGATTTCACCGCCCTCGCCCGGGTGTGGCGCGAGGCGCGTGACCTCGTGTACAACGTCATCAACTGCGGCAAGCCCATCGTGAGCGCCATCCACGGCCCGTGTGTCGGCGCGGGATTGGCGGTCGCCCTGCTCGCCGACGTGAGCGTGGCGGCGAAAACGGCGCGGCTCCTCGACGGGCACGTGCGCCTCGGCGTCGCCGCCGGGGACCACGCCGCGATCATCTGGCCCCTGCTCTGCGGGCTGAACAAGGCCAAGTACCACCTCCTGACCGGCGAGCCCGTCTCCGGCGAGGAGGCCGAGCGCATCGGATTGGTCAGCCTCTGCGTGCCCGACGAGGAACTGCTGGACCGGGCGTGGACTGTGGCCCGCAAGCTCGCCACCGGCAGCCCCACCGCCGTCCGCTGGACGAAGTACGCCCTGAACAACTGGCTGCGGGCGATGGGGCCGACCTTCGACACCAGCCTGGCTCTTGAATTCCTGGGCTTTACCGGTCCCGACGTGCGCGAGGGGCTCGCCAGCCTGCGCGAAAAGCGAGAGCCGAGGTTCCAGGAAGACGCGCCGATCTGA